One genomic window of Pseudomonas chlororaphis subsp. piscium includes the following:
- the ftsK gene encoding DNA translocase FtsK, producing the protein MKKSTAAPKTVVPLWRQHLHYRLKEGALIAIGALCLFLMMALLTYGKDDPGWSHNSKIEDVQNFGGPAGSYSADILFMVLGYFAYIFPLLLAIKTYQIFRQRHEPWQWSGWLFSWRLIGLVFLVLSGAALAHIHFHAATGLPAGAGGALGESLGDLAKNALNIQGSTLMFIALFLFGLTVFTDLSWFKVMDVTGKITLDLFELFQGAANRWWAARTERKQLVAQLREVDARVDEVVAPTVTDKREQAKVKERLIEREQALSKHMSDREKQVPPVIAPAPVKAPEPSKRVQKEKQVPLFIDSAVEGTLPPISILDPAEKKQLNYSPESLAAVGHLLEIKLKEFGVEVSVDSIHPGPVITRYEIQPAAGVKVSRIANLAKDLARSLAVTSVRVVEVIPGKTTVGIEIPNEDRQIVRFSEVLSTPEYDNFKSPVTLALGHDIGGKPIITDLAKMPHLLVAGTTGSGKSVGVNAMILSILFKSGPEDAKLIMIDPKMLELSIYEGIPHLLCPVVTDMKDAANALRWSVAEMERRYKLMAKMGVRNLSGFNTKVKEAIEAGTPLTDPLYNRESIHDEAPLLTKLPTIVVVVDEFADMMMIVGKKVEELIARIAQKARAAGIHLILATQRPSVDVITGLIKANIPTRMAFQVSSKIDSRTIIDQGGAEQLLGHGDMLYMPPGTSLPIRVHGAFVSDDEVHRVVEAWKLRGAPEYNDDILNGVEEAGSGFDGGSGGGDGDDAETDALYDEAVQFVLESRRASISAVQRKLKIGYNRAARMIEAMEMAGVVTAMNTNGSREVIAPGPMRD; encoded by the coding sequence TTGAAGAAATCCACCGCAGCACCTAAAACAGTAGTCCCACTCTGGCGCCAGCATTTGCACTACCGCCTCAAGGAAGGTGCGTTGATCGCCATTGGGGCCTTGTGCCTGTTCCTGATGATGGCATTGCTGACATATGGCAAAGACGATCCGGGCTGGAGTCATAACAGCAAGATCGAAGATGTACAGAACTTCGGTGGTCCTGCCGGTTCTTACAGCGCCGATATCCTGTTTATGGTGTTGGGTTACTTCGCCTATATCTTCCCGTTGTTATTGGCGATCAAGACTTATCAGATCTTCCGTCAGCGCCATGAGCCATGGCAGTGGAGCGGCTGGCTGTTTTCCTGGCGCCTGATCGGCCTGGTGTTCCTGGTGCTGTCCGGTGCCGCGTTGGCGCATATCCATTTCCATGCGGCGACCGGCCTGCCGGCCGGCGCGGGCGGGGCGCTGGGCGAAAGCCTGGGCGACCTGGCCAAGAACGCGCTGAACATCCAGGGCAGTACCCTGATGTTTATCGCGCTGTTCCTGTTCGGCCTGACCGTGTTTACCGATCTTTCCTGGTTCAAGGTCATGGACGTGACCGGCAAGATCACCCTCGACCTGTTCGAGCTGTTCCAGGGCGCCGCCAACCGCTGGTGGGCCGCTCGTACCGAGCGCAAGCAACTGGTCGCCCAGTTGCGTGAAGTGGATGCCCGGGTCGACGAAGTGGTCGCCCCGACCGTGACCGACAAACGTGAGCAGGCCAAGGTCAAGGAGCGCCTGATCGAGCGCGAGCAGGCCCTGAGCAAGCACATGTCCGACCGTGAGAAACAGGTCCCGCCGGTGATCGCCCCGGCCCCGGTAAAAGCGCCCGAGCCAAGCAAGCGCGTGCAGAAAGAGAAACAGGTTCCGCTGTTCATCGACAGCGCGGTCGAAGGCACCTTGCCGCCTATTTCGATTCTCGATCCGGCGGAAAAGAAACAACTCAACTATTCCCCCGAGTCGCTGGCCGCCGTCGGCCATTTGCTGGAAATCAAGCTCAAGGAGTTCGGGGTCGAGGTGTCGGTGGACTCCATCCATCCGGGCCCGGTGATTACCCGTTACGAAATCCAGCCGGCCGCCGGTGTGAAAGTCAGCCGTATCGCCAACCTGGCCAAGGACCTGGCGCGCTCGCTGGCGGTGACCAGCGTGCGGGTAGTGGAAGTGATTCCCGGCAAGACCACCGTAGGTATCGAGATCCCCAACGAGGACCGGCAGATCGTGCGCTTCTCCGAAGTGCTGTCGACCCCGGAATACGACAACTTCAAATCCCCGGTCACCCTGGCCCTGGGCCACGATATCGGCGGCAAGCCGATCATCACCGACCTGGCCAAGATGCCTCACCTGCTGGTGGCCGGTACCACCGGTTCCGGTAAGTCGGTGGGGGTGAACGCGATGATCCTGTCGATCCTGTTCAAGTCCGGCCCGGAAGACGCCAAGCTGATCATGATCGACCCGAAGATGCTCGAGCTGTCGATCTACGAAGGCATTCCGCACCTGCTGTGCCCGGTGGTGACCGACATGAAGGACGCCGCCAACGCCCTGCGCTGGAGCGTGGCCGAGATGGAGCGGCGCTACAAACTGATGGCGAAGATGGGCGTGCGTAACCTGTCGGGCTTCAACACCAAGGTTAAAGAAGCGATCGAAGCCGGTACGCCGCTGACCGACCCGCTGTACAACCGCGAAAGCATCCACGACGAAGCGCCGCTGCTGACCAAGCTGCCGACCATCGTCGTGGTGGTGGACGAATTCGCCGACATGATGATGATCGTCGGCAAGAAGGTCGAAGAGCTGATCGCGCGGATCGCCCAGAAAGCCCGTGCCGCGGGGATTCACCTGATCCTGGCGACCCAGCGTCCGTCGGTGGACGTGATTACCGGTCTGATCAAGGCCAACATTCCGACCCGCATGGCGTTCCAGGTATCGAGCAAGATCGACTCCCGGACCATCATCGACCAGGGCGGCGCCGAACAGCTGCTGGGCCACGGTGACATGCTCTACATGCCGCCGGGCACCAGCCTGCCGATCCGCGTCCATGGCGCCTTCGTCTCCGACGATGAGGTGCACCGGGTGGTGGAGGCCTGGAAGCTGCGCGGCGCGCCGGAGTACAACGACGACATCCTCAACGGTGTCGAAGAGGCCGGTAGCGGCTTCGACGGTGGCAGTGGCGGTGGCGATGGTGACGACGCCGAGACCGACGCGCTGTACGACGAAGCGGTGCAGTTCGTCCTCGAGAGCCGTAGGGCGTCGATCTCCGCGGTGCAGCGCAAGCTCAAGATCGGCTACAACCGCGCGGCCCGCATGATCGAAGCCATGGAAATGGCCGGGGTGGTGACCGCCATGAACACCAACGGCTCCCGCGAAGTGATAGCGCCGGGTCCGATGCGCGACTGA
- the trxB gene encoding thioredoxin-disulfide reductase has product MTEAKHSRLIILGSGPAGYSAAVYAARANLKPTVITGLQAGGQLTTTVEVDNWPGDVEGLTGPVLMERMQKHAERFDTEIVYDHIHTAELQQRPFILKGDSGIYSCDALIIATGASAQYLGLPSEEAFAGKGVSACATCDGFFYRNQVVAVVGGGNTAVEEALYLSNIAKEVHLVHRRDKLRAEKILQDKLFDKAAKGNIRLHWNQNLDEVLGDASGVTGARLRDSLSGETQELALTGVFIAIGHKPNTDLFKGQLEMREGYLLVKGGSEGDATTTGIEGVFAAGDVADHVYRQAVTSAGAGCMAALDAEKFLDDN; this is encoded by the coding sequence ATGACCGAAGCGAAGCATTCACGCCTGATCATCCTGGGCTCCGGCCCTGCCGGTTACAGCGCTGCCGTTTATGCCGCCCGCGCCAACCTCAAACCGACCGTCATCACCGGCCTGCAAGCGGGCGGCCAGTTGACCACCACCGTCGAAGTCGACAACTGGCCAGGCGATGTCGAAGGACTGACCGGCCCGGTGCTGATGGAACGCATGCAAAAACACGCTGAACGCTTCGACACCGAGATCGTCTACGACCACATCCATACCGCGGAGTTGCAGCAGCGGCCCTTTATCCTCAAGGGCGACAGCGGCATCTATAGCTGTGACGCGCTGATCATCGCCACCGGCGCATCGGCCCAGTACCTGGGCCTGCCCTCCGAAGAAGCCTTCGCCGGCAAAGGTGTATCCGCCTGCGCCACCTGCGACGGCTTTTTCTATCGCAATCAGGTGGTTGCCGTGGTCGGCGGCGGCAACACCGCCGTGGAGGAAGCCCTGTACCTCTCCAACATCGCCAAAGAGGTTCACCTGGTGCACCGGCGCGACAAGCTACGCGCGGAGAAAATCCTCCAGGACAAGCTGTTCGACAAAGCCGCCAAGGGCAATATCCGCCTGCATTGGAACCAGAACCTCGACGAAGTGCTGGGCGATGCCAGCGGCGTCACCGGCGCCCGCCTGCGCGACAGCCTCAGCGGAGAAACCCAGGAACTGGCGCTGACCGGCGTCTTCATCGCCATCGGCCACAAGCCCAATACAGACCTGTTCAAGGGCCAGCTGGAAATGCGCGAAGGCTATCTGCTGGTCAAGGGCGGCAGCGAAGGCGACGCCACGACCACCGGCATTGAGGGCGTATTCGCCGCGGGCGATGTAGCCGATCACGTGTATCGCCAGGCCGTCACTTCCGCGGGCGCGGGCTGCATGGCGGCCCTGGATGCGGAGAAATTCCTCGACGACAACTGA